In a single window of the Cupriavidus sp. P-10 genome:
- a CDS encoding MarR family winged helix-turn-helix transcriptional regulator: protein MPNLSPATGAESAPVDLETRADQTEHEDLRLWLRLLTCTNLIEGDIRSRLRQEFACTLPRFDLMAQLDRHPEGLKMGELSRRMMVTGGNVTGITDQLQQEGLVSREALPTDRRAYLIRLTPAGRAAFSRMARAHEAWIGQLFSGLAETDRRALFRLLGRLKNGLISP, encoded by the coding sequence ATGCCAAACCTGTCTCCTGCCACCGGCGCCGAGAGCGCGCCGGTCGACCTTGAAACCCGTGCCGACCAGACCGAGCACGAAGACCTGCGCCTGTGGCTGCGGCTGCTGACCTGCACCAACCTGATCGAGGGCGACATCCGCTCGCGGCTGCGGCAGGAATTCGCCTGCACGCTGCCGCGCTTCGACCTGATGGCCCAGCTCGACCGCCACCCCGAAGGGCTGAAGATGGGTGAGCTGTCGCGCCGCATGATGGTCACGGGCGGCAACGTCACAGGCATTACCGACCAGCTGCAGCAGGAGGGGCTGGTTTCCCGCGAGGCGCTGCCCACCGACCGCCGCGCCTACCTGATCCGCCTGACGCCGGCCGGACGCGCGGCGTTCTCGCGCATGGCGCGCGCGCACGAGGCATGGATCGGGCAATTGTTCTCGGGGCTGGCCGAAACCGACCGGCGCGCGCTGTTCCGACTACTCGGCAGGCTCAAGAACGGCCTGATCTCGCCATGA
- a CDS encoding porin, whose product MKKSLLALAALGAFTGAAQAQSSVTLYGVVDANIEYVSNMSSVIPSSANGFATGPAENLFRMSSGGLSGSRWGLRGVEDLGSGLKALFVLESGFGLDNGGLQQGGRLFGRQAYVGLESDQVGRFTFGRQYTSLFDMMANFSPAGYATQYEPVVAQLGLNFRSDNTAKYTGKFGPVTAVAHWSFGNGITAANTGEVPGQFRRDTGYGAGVAWAAGPFGISGAYDQYNPTLNAAGGTGEVKKAAVAASYSFGPAKLMAGYRWGMSKAPNDNTILKDNYYWVGGNYQVTPALGLTLAYYYDDVKNFNPAATGATNNIKNPWQISFIADYNLSKRTDVYLTTAFSKNAGLNFDTSAISFANGYFLGTGEDKMIGAAVGIRHKF is encoded by the coding sequence ATGAAGAAATCGCTTCTGGCGCTGGCAGCGCTTGGCGCATTTACCGGGGCGGCGCAGGCCCAATCGAGCGTCACGCTCTACGGTGTGGTGGATGCCAACATCGAGTACGTGAGCAATATGTCGAGCGTCATCCCGTCGTCCGCCAACGGCTTTGCCACCGGCCCGGCTGAGAACCTCTTCCGCATGTCGTCGGGCGGCCTGTCCGGTTCGCGTTGGGGCCTGCGCGGCGTGGAAGACCTCGGCAGCGGCCTGAAGGCGCTGTTCGTGCTGGAAAGCGGTTTCGGCCTCGACAATGGCGGTCTGCAGCAAGGCGGCCGCCTCTTCGGCCGTCAGGCATATGTCGGCCTGGAAAGCGACCAGGTCGGCCGCTTCACCTTCGGTCGCCAGTACACCTCGCTGTTCGACATGATGGCCAATTTCTCGCCGGCCGGCTATGCCACCCAGTACGAACCGGTGGTCGCGCAGCTGGGCCTGAACTTCCGTTCGGACAACACCGCCAAGTACACCGGCAAGTTCGGCCCGGTGACCGCGGTCGCGCATTGGTCGTTCGGCAATGGCATCACCGCAGCGAACACTGGCGAAGTCCCCGGCCAGTTCCGCCGCGACACCGGCTACGGTGCCGGCGTGGCGTGGGCAGCCGGCCCGTTCGGCATCAGCGGCGCCTATGACCAGTACAACCCGACCCTGAACGCCGCCGGCGGCACCGGCGAAGTCAAGAAGGCCGCGGTCGCTGCCAGCTATTCCTTTGGCCCGGCCAAGCTGATGGCCGGCTATCGCTGGGGCATGAGCAAGGCGCCGAACGACAATACGATTCTGAAGGACAACTACTACTGGGTCGGCGGCAACTACCAGGTCACCCCGGCACTGGGCCTGACGCTCGCGTACTACTACGACGACGTCAAGAACTTCAACCCGGCCGCCACCGGTGCCACCAACAACATCAAGAACCCCTGGCAGATCTCGTTCATCGCCGACTACAACCTGTCCAAGCGCACCGACGTGTACCTGACCACGGCCTTCTCGAAAAACGCCGGCCTGAACTTCGACACCTCGGCGATCAGCTTCGCCAACGGTTACTTCCTGGGTACCGGCGAAGACAAGATGATTGGCGCCGCCGTAGGTATCCGCCACAAGTTCTAA
- a CDS encoding Bug family tripartite tricarboxylate transporter substrate binding protein: MQPNRRRVVALLLSASLGAIAAPAALAADPYPSKPIRLVVPFAAGGTTDILARAVAAELAKLPGWNVVVDNKPGAGGNIGADIVAKAAPDGYTLLMGTVGTHGINQSLYGKLPFDPIKDFAPITEVAAVPNVLVVNPAFAQQNKIDSVKDLIAYARAHPGKLNMASSGNGTSIHLAGELFKTQTKTFMVHFPYKGSGPALTDLTGGTMQVMFDNLPSSMALIKAGKLKALAVTSAKPSPALPGVPTIAQAAGLPQYEASSWFGMLAPAGTPPEIVHRIQQEVAKALGAPAVRERLQAQGAEPVGNTPEQFAALIRAETTKWAKVVKDSGAKVD; encoded by the coding sequence ATGCAACCCAATCGCCGGCGCGTCGTCGCGCTGCTGCTGTCTGCCAGCCTCGGCGCCATCGCCGCGCCGGCGGCGCTGGCCGCGGATCCGTATCCGTCCAAGCCGATCCGCCTGGTCGTGCCATTCGCCGCCGGCGGCACCACCGACATCCTGGCTCGCGCCGTCGCCGCGGAGCTGGCCAAGCTGCCGGGATGGAACGTGGTGGTGGACAACAAGCCCGGCGCGGGCGGCAATATCGGTGCCGATATCGTCGCCAAGGCGGCGCCGGACGGCTATACGCTGCTGATGGGCACGGTCGGTACCCACGGCATCAACCAGTCGCTGTACGGCAAGCTGCCATTCGACCCCATCAAGGACTTTGCGCCCATCACCGAAGTGGCGGCAGTGCCAAACGTGCTGGTGGTCAACCCGGCGTTCGCGCAGCAGAACAAGATCGACAGCGTCAAGGACCTGATCGCCTACGCGCGTGCCCACCCCGGCAAGCTGAACATGGCCTCCAGCGGCAACGGCACGTCGATCCACCTGGCGGGCGAGCTGTTCAAGACGCAGACCAAGACCTTCATGGTCCATTTCCCGTACAAGGGCAGCGGGCCGGCGCTGACCGACCTGACCGGCGGCACCATGCAGGTGATGTTCGACAACCTGCCCTCGTCGATGGCGCTGATCAAGGCCGGCAAGCTCAAGGCGCTGGCCGTGACCAGCGCCAAGCCCTCGCCGGCGCTGCCGGGCGTGCCGACCATCGCGCAGGCGGCGGGCCTGCCGCAGTACGAGGCCAGCTCCTGGTTCGGCATGCTGGCGCCCGCCGGCACGCCGCCGGAGATCGTGCACCGCATCCAGCAGGAAGTGGCCAAGGCGCTCGGCGCGCCCGCGGTGCGCGAACGCCTGCAGGCACAGGGTGCCGAACCGGTCGGCAACACACCCGAGCAGTTCGCCGCGCTGATCCGCGCCGAGACCACCAAATGGGCCAAGGTGGTCAAGGATTCCGGCGCCAAGGTGGATTGA